In Triticum urartu cultivar G1812 chromosome 6, Tu2.1, whole genome shotgun sequence, the following proteins share a genomic window:
- the LOC125515697 gene encoding tyrosine-sulfated glycopeptide receptor 1-like: MQMQPRHCPSRRPFLGLALLLLVLVLVSPASSCTEQERSSLLQLLAGLSRDNGLTASWQRDMDCCTWEGITCGGPDGAVTGVSLASRGLKGSISPSLGNLTGLLRLNLSRNSLSGGLPLELVSSSSIVVLDVSFNRLTGGLSELPPSTPALPLQVLNISSNLFTGRFPSAIWEVMKSLVALNASTNSFTGQIPITPCVSAPSLAVLELSFNEFSGNIPPGLSNCSVLELLGAGYNNLNGTLPDELFKVTSLEHLSLPSNGLEGAINGISKLKNLITLDLGGNGLSGSIPESIGDLKRLEELHLEHNNMSGELPPALSNCTNLVTIDLKSNQFIGELTKVNFTSLPNLKVLDLLYNNFTGTVPESIYSCSRLTALRLSHNKFHGQLSERIGNLKSLSFLSLVKNSLTDITRTLQILRSCRSLTTLLIGFNFKDETMPEDVSVEGFENLQVLSINDCSLSGKIPDWLSKLPNLEMLFLHDNQLTGPIPDWISSLNLLFYLDLMNNSLTGEISSSLMDMPMLKSDKTAPKVFELPVYNKSPFMQYLMPSAFPKVLNLGINNFTGMIPEKIGQLKGLISLNLSSNQLSGEIPEAISNLTSLQALDLSGNHLIGTIPAALNNLHFLSTFNISNNDLEGSIPDVGQLSTFPNSSFDGNPKLCGRMLVNHCSSTETPLITQRQKKKKGIFALAFGVFFGGLAILFLLARLLVLLRGTNFMSKRQSNNNNDIEATSSNLNSEYSLVMVPRGKGEQNKLTLTDLLKATKNFDKDHIIGCGGYGLVYKAELPDGSKVAIKKLNSEMCLMEREFSAEVDALSTAEHDNLVPFWGYCIQGDSRLLIYSYMENGSLDDWLHNRDTDDNSFLDWPIRLKIAQGASQGLSYIHDGCKPHIVHRDIKSSNILLDKDFKAYVADFGLSRLIFPNRTHVTTELVGTLGYIPPEYGQGWVATLRGDMYSFGVVLLELVTGRRPVQICPRSKELVKWVQEMRSKGKLIEVLDPTLRGTGYEEQMLKVLEVACQCVNHNPGMRPAIQEVVSFLNSVDANLQKQNSVSSQCR; this comes from the coding sequence ATGCAGATGCAGCCACGCCATTGCCCAAGCAGGAGGCCTTTCCTCGGCCTGGCGCTCTTGCTGCTGGTCCTCGTCTTGGTCTCGCCGGCCAGCTCCTGCACGGAGCAGGAGAGGAGCTCCCTCCTCCAGCTCCTCGCTGGGCTCTCGCGGGACAACGGGCTCACGGCGTCCTGGCAGAGGGACATGGACTGCTGCACGTGGGAAGGGATCACCTGCGGCGGTCCCGATGGGGCGGTCACTGGTGTTTCGCTGGCTTCTCGAGGCCTCAAGGGATCCATCTCGCCGTCCCTGGGTAACCTCACCGGCCTCCTCCGCCTCAACCTGTCACGCAACTCGCTGTCTGGCGGCTTGCCGCTGGAGTTGGTGTCGTCCAGCAGCATCGTCGTCCTTGACGTCAGCTTCAACCGCCTGACTGGAGGCCTGAGCGAGCTGCCACCTTCAACACCTGCGCTGCCTCTGCAGGTACTGAACATCTCGAGCAACCTGTTTACAGGAAGGTTTCCATCTGCTATATGGGAGGTGATGAAGAGCCTGGTTGCACTCAATGCCAGCACCAACAGCTTTACTGGGCAAATACCAATTACGCCCTGTGTGAGTGCGCCATCTTTGGCCGTGCTCGAACTCAGTTTTAATGAATTCAGTGGAAATATCCCTCCAGGGCTCAGTAATTGCTCCGTCCTCGAACTGCTCGGCGCTGGCTACAACAACCTCAATGGGACTCTTCCGGACGAGCTCTTCAAAGTTACCTCGCTAGAGCACCTCTCTTTACCTAGCAATGGTTTAGAAGGAGCTATCAATGGCATCAGCAAGCTCAAGAATCTGATCACCCTTGATCTTGGGGGGAATGGGCTCAGCGGCAGTATTCCAGAGTCTATAGGTGACCTGAAGAGATTGGAGGAGCTGCATTTGGAGCACAATAACATGTCAGGGGAGCTGCCACCAGCTCTGAGCAACTGCACAAATCTCGTAACAATTGACCTCAAGAGCAACCAGTTCATTGGAGAACTTACCAAGGTCAACTTCACAAGCCTGCCCAATCTGAAAGTTTTGGATCTTCTCTACAACAACTTCACCGGCACAGTTCCAGAAAGCATATACTCCTGCAGCAGGCTGACTGCACTGAGGCTATCTCACAACAAATTCCATGGCCAGTTGTCAGAAAGAATAGGCAATCTGAAGTCTCTCTCATTCCTATCACTTGTTAAAAACTCCCTTACAGATATCACAAGAACACTTCAGATCCTTAGGAGTTGCAGGAGCCTCACCACCCTTCTTATCGGATTCAACTTCAAGGATGAGACCATGCCAGAGGATGTTAGCGTTGAGGGTTTTGAGAATCTCCAGGTTCTTTCTATAAATGATTGTTCATTGTCTGGAAAAATACCTGATTGGTTATCAAAGCTGCCAAATTTGGAGATGTTATTTTTACACGACAATCAGCTCACTGGACCAATACCTGACTGGATCAGCAGCCTAAACTTGCTCTTCTATCTAGACTTAATGAACAACAGCCTTACAGGGGAAATTTCGAGTTCCTTAATGGATATGCCAATGCTAAAGTCGGACAAAACTGCACCTAAGGTCTTTGAGCTGCCTGTTTATAATAAGAGCCCATTTATGCAATATCTCATGCCCAGTGCTTTTCCTAAAGTACTGAATCTAGGGATAAATAACTTCACTGGCATGATACCTGAGAAGATTGGTCAGTTGAAAGGACTCATTTCCCTCAACCTGAGCTCCAACCAACTATCTGGAGAGATCCCAGAAGCAATCAGCAACCTCACGAGCCTGCAGGCGCTCGACTTGTCTGGTAATCATCTCATTGGTACAATTCCAGCTGCATTAAACAATCTGCACTTCCTTTCGACATTCAACATTTCCAATAATGACCTAGAAGGGTCTATTCCAGATGTGGGCCAGCTTAGCACGTTTCCAAATTCTAGCTTTGATGGCAACCCAAAATTGTGTGGTCGTATGCTTGTAAACCATTGCAGCTCAACTGAAACACCTCTGATCACCCAGAGACAAAAGAAAAAGAAGGGTATTTTTGCGCTTGCATTTGGTGTGTTTTTTGGAGGGCTGGCCATTCTTTTCTTGCTGGCTCGTCTCCTTGTCTTGCTCAGGGGTACAAATTTCATGAGCAAAAGGCAGAGCAACAACAACAATGACATAGAGGCAACATCTTCAAATCTCAATTCAGAATACTCCTTGGTGATGGTTCCACGAGGCAAGGGAGAACAAAACAAACTCACACTGACGGATCTCCTGAAAGCTACAAAGAACTTTGACAAGGATCATATCATTGGCTGTGGAGGCTATGGGCTAGTCTACAAGGCTGAGCTACCTGATGGCTCAAAGGTCGCCATAAAAAAGCTCAATAGTGAAATGTGTCTGATGGAAAGGGAATTCAGTGCAGAGGTTGATGCACTCTCCACGGCAGAGCATGACAATCTTGTACCATTCTGGGGTTACTGCATACAGGGAGATTCAAGACTGCTGATATACTCCTACATGGAGAACGGCAGCCTGGATGATTGGCTTCACAACAGGGACACAGATGACAACTCATTTCTTGACTGGCCAATACGGCTGAAGATTGCACAAGGAGCAAGTCAGGGTCTATCTTACATCCACGATGGATGCAAGCCTCACATTGTTCACCGTGACATCAAGTCGAGCAACATCCTACTGGACAAAGACTTCAAAGCTTATGTTGCAGACTTTGGGCTATCCAGATTGATCTTCCCCAACAGAACTCATGTGACGACTGAGTTGGTCGGTACTCTCGGTTACATCCCCCCAGAGTACGGGCAGGGATGGGTAGCCACACTGAGAGGTGATATGTACAGTTTTGGTGTGGTCCTGCTTGAACTGGTCACGGGGAGGCGGCCTGTTCAAATCTGTCCCAGGTCAAAAGAGCTTGTCAAGTGGGTACAGGAGATGAGATCCAAAGGGAAGCTGATTGAAGTTCTGGATCCAACGCTTCGAGGCACAGGATATGAAGAGCAGATGCTGAAGGTGCTTGAAGTTGCTTGCCAGTGTGTCAACCACAATCCTGGAATGAGGCCAGCCATACAGGAGGTGGTATCTTTCCTGAACAGCGTAGATGCTAACCTTCAGAAGCAAAATTCAGTTAGCTCACAATGTAGATAG